TCTCTAATTGTTCCATTTCAATTGCATCATTAAACGCTGCCATGTCCTGAAAGAAAGAGTGGGTGGGGGTCAGGGATTTGGTGGTGAGGGTGGAGGggatgcacagagacagagagaaggaaaaagagaaagttaTTATCTAGGTATTTTCTAATATGTTATAGAGAGTGCCTGCTGTACATGTTATACAATCTTCCAGCAGCTTGTGCACAGTATTTTGAGGCTCATAATGGCCCAGCAGAGTTTATATTAAGTGGGTTGGTGCTATTCCTTTGTCAGAATCCACATGCAAATACCATCACAATGActgtgaagagaaaagaaaagtcagagcTGACAGCCATTGCTCAGTCCGGCAGTTGTTAAGGTGTCAGTATACTCCAACTGAAGCTCAAATGATCAAATAACATCTAAAACTCTCTACCTCCTTAACTTTCCAACATTAGAATTGAGGGGGGTGtatccctctcttttctttgagGAAAAATTATCCAAAAGTGTGCGCTGTTATCCCACATTTGAACAATTATCTTGCAACTGTCTATGATGGCAAGCTTTTCACTTGCCTTCAAGTCTATTTGGAGCAGCTGTAAAAACTTCAGATGTGGTGATGACTGAGTATACTGTACTAACTAGTTTGTTTCAAGCATAGCAGCATAGCAGTGCCTTAGGCGTTTATGCTAATAGCAGCATGCAAActtgctcacaatgacaatgttaaCATATGTTTAGCAGGTAATGTTTACCACCATCTTAGTTACATTTTATCGTGCTTGCATTTGCTAAttgaactgaaaaacaaaatacagatgaAGCTGCTGGGAATGTCaatagttttgcaggtattagTAGGATCGTATCGTATTGTATCGTAATAGTATCGGACAAATTGAAAGTTTGACCTGAAAAGTTATTGTAATTCATAATTTGGGAATCAAGATATTTCTGTTTGAACAAGGAACAAGTCATCTCCCAGGTGGAGCTACATCAAAAATGGGGTTCAATAAAACCTTTGTGGACAATAAATGACTATGAAATTGTAAGTCAGTCCATCCAAGAGTGGTTGAGAAGTTTCAGTATGGACCAAGTTGCTAGCTAAAATTAATGTTATGGGGGCATAGCATTCAAGTGTATGAGAATATGCGCTTCTTTAAAGGTCTTTTTCAACAGTGAGAATAAACGGCAACTTTCTTAAGCCAAGAGCAACTCTTCTGTGGCAACCAAGTCTGAATGGAAAGCTGATATCAATGTCAAAATGCTCCAGGAGCACTctggtgtatgtgtttgtgggtgtgtgaagGAGGAGTGATTGGGTGTGTGCtagcatgcctgtgtgtgccaAAAAAAGGATAGCCGATCACACTTTTGTCTGCATTTCTGATGTTAAATGGCTCTTTGAGGGTTAAGTCTTGGTCTTAGGTTTAGGGTAAGGATCATtgttaggcatttagttgtgatggttaaggttagggtaaaggGTTAGCAactgcattatgtcaatgacaAATTTGGTACAACAAGGATATGTGTGTGCAAGTCTGTGGGTGttgtaatatactgtaaatatttatttaatccCAGTGTCCACGCCCTAGActaccacagtttttttttctccatgtgaTAAATGCAGCTAATGTGTAAATGATTTACACAGAATCTTAACTCCTTTAGTTTTGAGAGGGTGTTACATAGTCAAGACATGTTCTTATGACTTTTACAGGTTATTGAGCAAGACTTACTCCACAGTAGACATCCCCGTTGCATATTTGAGGTGGCAATGCGGTCGGGTTCCCTGCCCTCTTCCTCATTAAATCCTTGTCATCAGAATTCTGAGAAATGTCCACAGCTTTAAAAGGGATCTTCTTGGAGCTCAGGATAGAGAAGATTCTATCCTGATTTTTCCTCATCTGAAGGAAACAGAAATCAATTAAATTCATGCCTATCCCTTCGATTTCTACGCTTAAACCAAGTTCTGCCTTGCAATGTAATTCTCTTAACTTTCCCTAACGAGCAgcttctgtttgtgtacagaaAGAAAGTATAAATACTGTCCAACAAGTTCCACAAAGAATATGATGAGCTAAATTCAACGTGGCTtatgatattttatttaatgtcaaCAATATGTATTAATAGAATGGCAGCaagtaaaagaataaaacaagtAAGACTGTATACTGTACCTCCACGGAGCCGCTCACGCTGGAATAAAACACTATGACAGGCATATCTGCTATTTTAACAGTGACACCTTAATCTAGACACATAAAAAAGTTTATAGAGACACAGATTGAGAGAGGTACAGAGAGaagtgaagagacagagaatgttCCGGTGTCCTAAATGCAGGTATGTGCTGCTGgtttgctgcagcagcagacaaGGTGAGCAGGTTTGGACACGGCTTACCTGCCTGCCTGGGCACACCCAGTAGTCTGAGTCTGACTGCCTTTCCTGTTGTAGCCTGTCTGCAGCAATTGTGAAAGCACTAACACTCGCATAGTcctaccagtggtggaaagtaactaattacatttactcaagtactatTCTTTACCACAGTTTAGAACTACTTGACTTGAGTATTTCCAGTTTGTGCTTCTTTATACTTGTGCGTCACCtgatttcagaggaaaatactATATCTTTTTCTCTATTACATAGGCCTTTTTTGTTGAAGGCCTTTTTTTCACTCACTGTTACACTATCATGGCTTATtgggacacttgaataaaaCCATTGTGAATGTTAATAGTAACAACTCGTTAAATGAAGTGTTGCAAGAACTATAAATTTATTGATCAGCACTCagatgcaacaaaaaaaaaagcaaattatcATGCAGTACAAAGACAATATAAAGCAAAAGCTAATGTGCCATCCATGATCAGTACATTCTAACAGGTCAGTGAACCTTGCAGAATCtcccagaaaataaaaataaaaattactaCAGGAATATGTATAAATGTTGCAGAGAATCTTTAATAAAGTGAAACGTACGGCATCGTATATgttatttaaaattacattttcaatttaaaagaaaaatttctAAAGCTTATTAAGTAAATAATACAGCATCAATTTGAGTTGGTAGATTTCTGAATTATTTGTTTACCCAAAAGAGttataaaaacacaattaacatGAGTCTTAAATGTTCCTATGGTCTAGCTTAAAGAGCAATATAACACCAGCTGATCTGGTTTGGTTCACTGAATTCACTGCTTCGATGAATTAGTATACCCCAGCGGGTGCCAGTACACCACAACATCACTACAGG
This genomic stretch from Toxotes jaculatrix isolate fToxJac2 chromosome 19, fToxJac2.pri, whole genome shotgun sequence harbors:
- the zgc:153284 gene encoding SH3 domain-binding glutamic acid-rich-like protein 3, with translation MPVIVFYSSVSGSVEMRKNQDRIFSILSSKKIPFKAVDISQNSDDKDLMRKRAGNPTALPPQICNGDVYCGDMAAFNDAIEMEQLEKFLKL